The sequence AGTCATCATTGTGACCCATTCTCTTGGGGAACTGTAGTATAGAAAAATATGGACAGTCCTTGTGATGGTAAAGCTTTCACACCAAGTATGTACACAAGAAAAGTGCCAAAAATGGGATAGGTTTCTAGAAATTTTGTCACCGTTTCTAGTGTACTCAGGAGGGAGGCTTCCCGTCAGCAggccagaatctttagccaggaTCTTTGAATATTAACTGGAGCCTGAATAAGTAACATATGGTATAGTTTGTTACCggtttattgtaactttgccttaataaaatgttttttaacatGTTGCATGTTTCTGCATGTGCCATTGTGTTGTAATTAATGGCTGCAATACCATACACAAAGGAACCTGTAgttcaggggtaggcaacctatggcatgtgtgccaaaggcagcacgcaagctgattttcagtggcactcacactgcccaggtcctggccaccggtccagggagctctgcatattcatttaattttaaatgaagcttcttaaacatttttaaaaccttatgtactttacatacaacaatagtttagttatatattatagatttatagaaagagaccttctaaaaacattaaaatgtattactggcatgcaaaaccttaaattagagtgaataaatgaagactcggcacaccacttctgaaaggttgccgacctctgCTGTAGTTCATGGAGAAAGTGGTAATGAGATGATGAGAGGTGGACCAGACCTTCTGAGAAGGAGGTCagtggaggagggagaaggaaacaGGAGCCACAGGGAGTTGAAAGGAAATGAAGAAATTACAGGAGGAACAAACAGCAACTTAAAGGTGGGGTGGAGAAGGAAGCACACACAGTAGAAGCCAGCATAGAGTTGTGATAGAGGGAGGGAAGCACAGAGGGAACAAGTGGAAGAGTTGGAAGGAATGTGAGCCTTTTGGAATCCTCTAGGTAAGAGCTGGATCTTGAACTCGTATCCAttactgctgtttaaaaaaattttttttttaattgtgcagtACATTCATTTGGAAGTTATGGTTGACTACCCAACTGTTCAAGGACTGCTTTAGTGGTTTAAGATGTCACCATAACCATTGATTAAATCATAGTGCTAGATTCAGAATTGCTTGTTTCTTCTATAAATATCTAAACTACAAGAAGTGCCCTTTATTCATGTGTAGGCTGATACTGAGTAtttgatttcatttttctttgacCTTCAGTGGGGCATTTTTCTTGATAACAATGGAATTTAAAAACCTCCACAGCAGTCTTTCCTGTACTTTGATTAAGATAGTTAATTGTTAATCATAATAGTTAAACAATATTTGTAGATTGTTCTGTATAGATTAGGGAAATGATTAACTACAATATTAAAACAGAATTAGACATCAGGAATGCTTGCTGTGAATTGCTAATATGCTTTGTaaatcttgtaaatatttgaaccCTTAACACCAAAAACCCCCCCCAAAAACTAAAACCAGGTATACAAGCCTGTACAATATCAAATATAAGGAATGTGCAAATGGAGTATATGTTATAAAGATTAAAATGTAATAGACTATGAACAATAATATAGTGGTTCAGAAACTTTTATAGTTACTGGTCAGCCAATAAAACATTTGAGGCCCAATTATTTCACTTCTATTTACAGTTATTTATAGCTTTCTCTTTAATTACCCCTGCTTTAGCCTTCAGACTTTTAAGATTCTGCAGTGATGCACCTACCTCCTTGGTCTAGAAGGACTAGATAAGACACCCTTCACATTTTATTAACACTGTTCCTTAGCTGAATCAACAAGTTTATTCCCTTCTCTCTGTGGTGTGAGTACACTACTCCCCAAACATCCTTAGTTCCTGAATACAACTGGTATCAGGAATCTAACTTAATAGATGATCTGATGTAAAGACCAGTTATTATGCATTCATTATGCATTTATGCAGAACTTCTTAAGTCCCCTTGCATCTGtgatatttctctttttatctaGAAGAGTATTTGTAGTGGCTGAAACATGGTTGTGCCTTTGAAGTTAAACTCTCAGGTTAAAAATCCTATTTAGTTTTTACCACTTATGttgttttgcttgcttttttatttttgcatttctgTCAGCTTGGATGATGAAAGTAGAGTATTCCATTTCTAATCACTTTTAAGTTCTCATGTGCTAGCACAACCCTTCATTGTTTGGGTTGTaggttttagatttttttttaaattgtggataTATTGCTGTTAGACTTAGTTTGTAAAAGCTTGTTCTTACAAAACAAAAACGTTAGCCTAAATTTGATTTgagaaaaaatgcttttttaaatggATGTTGTCTTTTACAaaagtgtaaatatttttttttttttaagaaaaaaaatcatgaaatttctaAATTGTCTGGctgttttgttaaattatttaGGATTCAACAGTTAATGAAAAATTCATGCAAGAGTACagataaagaagaaaaatctaACCATTAGAGAAATGGCAGGATTCTTAGACAATTTCCGATGGCCAGAGTGTGAGTGTATTGACTGGAGTGAAAGAAGAAATGCAGTTGCTTCAGTGGTTGCAGGTGTACTGGTAAGTATTCAAACTACACAAATGAATCCAGATTTGTCATCTTGTTTAATGTGGCATTAATACTTCATTaatctttgaaaataaaatgttcctAAATCAAATTTTGTTAAATTGCAGTGCGAActgcaaaaacaacgaggagtccttgtggcaccttagaaactaacaaatttatttgggcataagctttcctgggctagaacccacttcatcagatgtatggaggGGAAAATACAAGAGTAGGTAtgaatacatgaaaagatggcagttgccttaccaagtgtgaggtcagtctaacgagacaattcaattaacagcaggatactaaggaaggaaaaataacttttgcagTGGCAAttagagtggcccatttcaaacagttgacaagaaggtgtgaggaacagtagggggaaattagtatgggggaaattaggtttaggttttgtaatgacccaaccactcccagtctttattcaggcctaatttgatggtgtccagtttgcaaattaattccagttctgcagtttcaggttggagtctggttttgaagttttttggttgaagaattgcaacttttaggtctgttattgagtgaccagggagactgaagtgttctcctactggtttttgaatgttgtaactcctgatgtcagatctgtgtccatttattcttttgcatagagactgtctggtttggccaattgtttttgctgatacagactaacacagctaccactctgaaacccagTGCTAACTGCATTCTTAAACCAATATATTTCTTCACATTTTGCAAATGTGTTTAGGAAAACCTTTGCAGTTCACCTGGATGTATACACTATGTTTGAATTTGATGTTCCAATACTACTACTTCTTTTTCCggtattgtttttcttttaaaaagtgttaaatTGTTGGAAGGTATGTATTCACTTTCAAAGACCTTCATGGCCCTATCCCCATCCTACCTATCAACTCTCATGTAGTATTGAAAGGTAGACTCCTGCCTCTGATCAGCCTGTGATGCCAGCTGCCATCACCTACTTGTTGACTTTTCAAACAAgaaccttcatgctttctcccatgttgcCCCTTACACTTGGGAGAAGCTCCCAATAAACACCCGCAAAAGTAACTCATTATCCTCCCCCAAATCTGTccataaaactctcctttgctgtgaggcCTACAAAATACTTGACAACAGCTAGACAGTttgtgtgctgagaccacagcctatcatgctAACGAGTATTGTTTCCTCATACTCCCCCTGTGGTTGGTCTGTCAGACCAGTATTGTTTCCTCGTACTCCCCCTGTGatcagtctgtctgtctccctcggttgtctcttgtcttatacttagcaTCATAAGCTTGTTGGAGCAAGGCcttgttttttgttctgtgttagtaCATCATCTAGTATaagagggtcctggtccatgacgagGACTCCTACATGATATATGTGTGTGTCTGGCATAACAAGGTATGTTATAGCACTTACATTTTACCTGGCTAAATCATGCATATATTGGGAACATATGTTCAGGTTTTTAAGGCAATGTGGGTAATGTAgccatacctttttttttttttaaattttaatagaagatttatggctaaatcccaaacactgctttgaaaatgtcagcagTAAGCTTTTTTTCAGCTTCACTGCATTACAGAACATACATGTCAGCAAACTTTTTTAAGagtgtatttgtaaaaagaagaAATTAAGTTAGCAATATGCACAAAGTGTTAGACAAAGAATACATGCTGAGAGTTTATCTTCACACCCCTCCCTCTTCAAATACTGTGTGATGGTCTTATTGTTTCTCTAGTTTTTCACAGGCTGGTGGATAATGATAGATGCTGCAGTAGTTTATCCTAAACCAGAACAAATGAACCATGCATTCCACACCTGTGGTGTGTTttccacattagcttttttcatgtaAGTATGCtaataataattctgtatttaaaAAGGTCCTTATTTCCTGTAAATGCATAGATGTATAATTTTACAGAGTGGAAAATTTAACCAGCATTCTATATTTTCCAAATTTGAACCATCAGCATCATTACTTTTAGCTAATCCACCGGTACCTCCTTCGCATATCACACAAAAGAAGGCAACGTTCTTGGTCTCTGCTTCCTTTTCTCTTGGGTACTTATGTGGTTATTTGTTTCTTCTCTCTGCTTCCTTTaagttttatctttaaaaattatatatatcttGGCTTACTATAAGGCATCATCTTTTCCTATTATAACAAGTACCCATATTCCTGGAGAAAAACCTCTGCTATATTATGCAATAATACTAACATGAAGTTAGGCCAGATTCATCCATGGTGTAACTAACTactcctgcagctctttctctGGGTCTAAAACTTATTTTGATGACCACTTCTTTTTTTCAAGGTTGCATCAGAGATGAATTTAGACCATTAGTAGTAGTGGGTAGTTGAGTGCTTCATGCTATTGTCTTCATCACAGTCATCCCACAAACCTATTTGGGGTgtctttaactttaaaaaaaatgcatttaactTAAGCCAGGAATATATTACAGATATttcaatcatttttaaaaaaaggacactTAAACAAGGCTCAGATGCTTGTTGCCTTGGAACAGACCTTGCACCTGAGAGGATACCATGGACTTCACTGAAGCTCTGTGTGGGTGTAGAAATCTGCCCTTGTGGATCCAGTTGCAAGATCTGATCTAAACAAAGAGTTTACGAACTGTGTGACTGGATGGGAACGACCTGCCTAGTAACTTTCTCtgaatatttttcacatctcttAAAaacgttcttttttttttttaaccatcatCATTTTGAAATGGCTTTTGTAGTAAAGCTTTAGACTTATGAACTTATGTATTTGAGTTTGTTTTTTGTCCCAGGATAAATGCTGTATCAAATGCACAGGTGAGAGGAGATAGCTACAGTGATGGATGTCTAGGAAGAACAGGTAAATAGTTTATTTAATCAGCATTAAAAGAGCTAAATGAAAACAACTACAGTTTGTAATGAATTTCATTATAATCTCATAGAATTTACAAAAATGTTCCTTGCTCATTaacctctgaaaaatatttgtttggccATTTTTGAGTCTTAGAACATGAATTCTGGATTTCCTACTAAAGATGGAATTCAAGAAGTATATATAGCTTGAGTAACTAGCATTTATCTGTGCATCCTGCATGAGCACAGAGGGAGTGAAATCCCCATTCACAACCTGAGATGGGTTGCTGAGGCTGCAGTACAGCCACTCTGCATCTTATGCCAGCCTATGGGCTGGAAAAGTGGCTGCTGCCCCTCCATGCTGTCTACAGGGGGAGTTTCTGTGGATCCAATGGCCCTCTCTCCTGTTCCACCCCAAACACTTCCATTAGTGCTAGGCTACTTCAGGCCAGCAGAAAGTCCATCTAATTGGCCTTGGAGAGTGTAGAAACTCCCTCGCCTGGTCATTGTGTATCGTCTGTTTGCTCAGGGCTTCTACATGGAGGTAGGGCTGCTATGGGACTCCTGTGTACAGGTTTTAATTTCACTTTGTACACAtctattcatttttttatttacacagggcaagattttttaaaataaatccagccCCCCCAAACCTTCTATCACCTGCCCATGTACCCACTGACTATTAATATTGGCTTGGAATGACCCATATATCTGTGCGTGGAGGAGATCCTTTGCATATAGCTATTCCTTCTCCCACTTCCACAAGGTACTGTTCTCCCCCCTTCAGAACTTCCAGAGGCTGTTCTGTGTCTGGAGTTCCCATGAGGTGGAGATTGAGCGGGCACGGGACTGTGGCCCGAGGGCTTCACATGATCTCCCTGGAAAAGGTAGCATACTTTAGGCGTTCTGCTATCTTTTCTGTTGGAATTCCTCTCCCATCCCAGGAGTTCCATGGTCTGCAGTGGCCGAGTGGAGTCTCTGGCAACATAGCTCCACTTGGAGATGCACCACTAGGAAATGAGGAATGCTGTTGGAGCCAGAGCCATTGTGAAGGCATGGGGCCTGTCCACAGATGGCCCTGGACTCCTGTGAATACCTGGGGGGATCCCCCAGATTTGGTGACAGACCATGAGGCCTATTACATCAGGAGAGGCAAATCCTGCCTTACTTCTCCCTGGTGGGATGCTGTGGTAGAAACTCTGCAAGGGTATCCTGGTGgagatttttccccccagagcctccttccATGGGCAGGATGGGATGATTTGAGCCACTCTGTTTTACGATACATTATCTCCTACTGATCCGAAgattatttttaatgcttttaataTATTTCTTGCAGGTGCTCGCATCTGGCTCTTTATTGGTTTCATGTTGATGTTCGGTTCACTTATTGCTTCAATGTGGATCCTTTTTGGAGCATATGTTACACAAAGTAAGGCTCCTTCCTTATTACTTTTTAACGGTGGGGAGGGGACATTCACAAAGTGGTAGCAAAAGAAAGTCTACACATACAGTGGAAAGTGACCTGCTCCAGTTTGTACTTTTGACCTCAATGGCAAATTCTACCTCCATTACACATGTACCTCTTGTGTTGATGTTGTTATTGAGAGTTTTGCAAGTTCAGAGAATAGAGATCTGGTGAGTAAAGTAAGGAGCCATAGTGCTGCTCAGATTAAAAGAAACCGTAAATGAAATTCTCAACTCTTTACTGTACTGATTTTAGTGACTTATTTTGAAGAAGAAGCTATATATACATGTACTGCTGGGCAGTCTATAGTCTTAATGCTTGAACTTCAGTCTCTGTCTACTAACATAAATCTCCCTGTCACTGTGGAACTTCAAATGTCCTTTAAGCATACAAAACCAGTATTTACTTTTCAAGTATTCTAGTGAAGCCTCCATTTCTAAGGGTTTTATGAAACTCTATTAACCAATTCCTTTTTAACTAATACACTTATGGTCATTACTCAGGTGCACTGACTAACACTTATGTTTTGCATCTGAATAAAACTTTCTCTATCAGCTAGGAGGGAAATCCAGAACAGAACAAATCATGGAATCCTTTGTGGTTCTAACTGCAGACTTTTATAAGAATTTGAacatttccatttatttatttgtggggaccttattttgttcttttctgaCATAGTCATCCATGTAACATATTGCATTGCAATGGCTATGTTCTAATTTACAATCACTTGTGTAAGTACTAGAAGTGAACAGTGACAGTTGCTGTCTACCTTTGGTACTTATGTGGCttcattaccatagcatctgagtgcttcactgtttttaatgtatttatcctcacaacacccctatgagatAGGGCAAGTGCTGTCTTTCACTGTCCATTCCCCTTCACAGCAATGTATGCTTGGTTTGTGTCAAGATGGTGACTCTATGAATAAAGTCTCAAATACACTTTTCCAATGTGAAGCTACTAAACTTAATATATCTTGCACTTTTATTTTGTAGACACAAATGTGTACCCAGGATTAGCTGTGTTTTTTCAAAACGCATTGATATTTTTTAGGtaagttttatttttctcttacGCCTAAGTATTTCAAACCATTGCTGGCATCTGTCTTATTCTACCCACAGTCATGTTATGAAGCAGGTAAACTGCCAAACTGAAGTCCATTTCTGTTTTACTCATTAAACACGTTTCTCTCTACTCATAGGAGTACAAAGCGTGTTTGTTTTCATACAATTAAATGCTGTTAGTAAACAAATGTTAAAGGCAGAagctaaagtttttaaaaaagcctaaaGTTGGGCTCCCACATCCATATTTAAGCAGTACAATAAGTGGCCTGAGTTTCAAGAAGGTTGAGCACCCAGCCACTGCTGTTGACCTTAGTGTAGGCTACTGCTCTGTCAGCATCCACAACCAATGTTTACCCTGGCCCATCCTCACCCCTTCCATACTTGAAAAATGAAATGTGGAGGTCTTTCCTAGTTTTTTATAAACCTGGTCTCTTCACATTCTAGCTGGTGAAACCCTTCTGACCCACCTTTGTTAATGAAAACATCTCTAAAATGGGATTTACATGCCAAATCCTCCTATTCTCAAATATGCAGGTTATGAAAGTCAGTATGAGGTCTCATTTCTCTCTTCTTCAACAGGGTCTTGCAAACCTAGGGTTGGCCCAGCTGTAACTGATTACTGAATCTGGGCCATTCAAGTCCTGAATCCGGGCCATTCAAGTCCTGAATCCTCTTTCCAACCATGGTCAATACCAGAAGCTTCAGATGAAGGTGTGAGAACCCCACAATAGGCAGATGTGGGGATAAtctgaccccctcctccccattagATCTCATCCTGGTCTCGAATAGATAGTTGgtcttaagccctgaagcatgg is a genomic window of Lepidochelys kempii isolate rLepKem1 chromosome 1, rLepKem1.hap2, whole genome shotgun sequence containing:
- the TMEM50B gene encoding transmembrane protein 50B, with amino-acid sequence MAGFLDNFRWPECECIDWSERRNAVASVVAGVLFFTGWWIMIDAAVVYPKPEQMNHAFHTCGVFSTLAFFMINAVSNAQVRGDSYSDGCLGRTGARIWLFIGFMLMFGSLIASMWILFGAYVTQNTNVYPGLAVFFQNALIFFSTLIYKFGRTEELWG